A DNA window from Thermodesulfobacteriota bacterium contains the following coding sequences:
- the rbfA gene encoding 30S ribosome-binding factor RbfA, whose protein sequence is MAATFKRSARISDLIIKEVSQMIVKGEIKDPRVSLAFITGAKVSDNLSVANIFFSVLDDSTDKDEVLKGLESAKGFIKTTLSKRLKMRKIPDLHFMFDTALETGYKVDEVLREIKADE, encoded by the coding sequence TTGGCAGCTACTTTTAAGAGATCGGCAAGAATTTCAGACTTAATTATAAAAGAAGTATCGCAAATGATAGTCAAGGGCGAGATTAAGGATCCTCGCGTATCTTTAGCCTTTATAACCGGCGCGAAAGTATCAGATAATTTAAGTGTAGCAAATATTTTCTTTTCTGTTCTAGATGATTCCACTGATAAAGATGAAGTGCTCAAAGGGCTCGAGAGTGCCAAGGGCTTTATAAAAACCACTTTATCTAAAAGATTAAAGATGAGAAAAATACCGGATCTACATTTTATGTTTGATACTGCACTTGAGACTGGCTATAAGGTTGATGAAGTACTTAGAGAGATTAAGGCCGATGAATGA
- a CDS encoding DUF503 domain-containing protein, with translation MVVGILRIDLYMDGNRSLKEKRQTLKSLIHRAKSRFNNISIAEVDSNELWQKATIGIAFVSNEKRHANSVLDQVADFIDSTGLVQIGARELEILNI, from the coding sequence ATGGTCGTAGGAATACTCCGAATTGATTTATATATGGACGGGAACAGATCGCTTAAAGAAAAAAGGCAGACCTTAAAAAGCTTGATTCATAGAGCGAAATCCAGATTCAATAATATTTCCATAGCCGAAGTTGACTCTAACGAGTTATGGCAAAAGGCGACTATCGGAATTGCATTTGTCAGTAATGAGAAGCGCCATGCTAATTCAGTGCTGGATCAAGTAGCTGATTTTATAGATTCTACGGGATTAGTTCAGATTGGCGCTAGAGAATTAGAAATTTTAAATATTTAG
- the infB gene encoding translation initiation factor IF-2, with translation MSSIRVYELSKDLNKPSKEILNIAKGLGISVKSHASSISAEEAKKIIDKLGGPQSGEAQQTQVKSEEKEKVRVFRSETGAEVVERRKGARVVLRRKKKLKETEETAPEPEQIESQAQPAQEAPVAETQESAPKEQAVQELPTGEEKLDASQAQEPSVDESSTPEEQQVQGPSEQEQKVEESSEASQTQESKTQGAEKQPQAPKDTNDEQPEKKFKKKGKKVKPKREEIIDEDTLEELRKAFRAKLPGKRREYLVEGGRSRSRPTPNTGPRAKGSDRARQDNVSAKSRNGDAASSDLAQFPTKPAKRSIKIGESINVGELAKLMSIKAGELIKKLIALGVTATINQSIDNETALLLAEEFGYDVVVEIFEEEDLLLETQQEDIESEMSTRPPVVTVMGHVDHGKTTLLDTIRKANVVDGEAGGITQHIGAYSVEVNDRKVAFVDTPGHEAFTAMRARGAKVTDVVILVVAADDGVMPQTVEAVNHAKAAEVPIIVAVNKVDKPDAEPEKIKRELSEIGLIAEDWGGDTLFAEVSAKQNTGIKELLELILLQADVLELKADTNMRANGFVIEAVLDKGRGPVATVIVNEGTLKVGDTVVAGTTFGKVRALIDDKGGRVNEAGPAVPVEIMGLSGVAEAGERFYAVKDEKAAKDVVGHRETKQRENIAAKERKPSLENLFETLEQEEAKELALIIKADTQGSVEAVRESITKLSTEKCQVKIVHTGVGGVNETDVILASASNAIIVGFNVRPDVKALEMSEREGISLELHTIIYNLIDRVRGAMEGLLDPIVKEKILGHAEIRETFNISRIGTIAGCFVNDGKVTRDSNVRVLREGVIIFDGVLSSLKRFKDDAKEVNAGYECGITVERFNDVKVGDTLEFYTHEEFKQEL, from the coding sequence ATGTCTAGTATAAGAGTATATGAACTTTCAAAAGACTTAAACAAACCTAGCAAGGAAATTTTAAATATTGCTAAAGGTTTAGGTATATCTGTTAAGAGTCATGCAAGTTCTATTTCTGCTGAAGAAGCAAAGAAAATCATTGATAAACTTGGTGGTCCTCAAAGCGGGGAAGCACAACAAACACAAGTTAAATCCGAAGAAAAAGAAAAGGTTAGGGTATTTCGTTCTGAGACCGGGGCAGAAGTTGTTGAGAGAAGAAAAGGCGCCCGGGTGGTTCTTAGAAGAAAGAAAAAGTTAAAAGAAACTGAAGAAACAGCGCCGGAGCCAGAGCAAATAGAGTCCCAAGCTCAGCCTGCGCAAGAAGCTCCAGTTGCTGAAACCCAAGAGTCGGCTCCTAAAGAACAAGCAGTACAAGAGCTCCCTACAGGCGAAGAGAAACTGGATGCATCTCAGGCGCAAGAGCCTAGTGTAGATGAATCATCAACGCCAGAAGAACAGCAAGTTCAAGGACCTAGCGAGCAAGAACAAAAAGTAGAAGAAAGTTCAGAAGCTTCTCAAACTCAAGAATCAAAAACACAAGGAGCAGAAAAACAGCCGCAAGCACCTAAAGATACTAATGATGAGCAGCCTGAGAAAAAATTTAAGAAAAAAGGCAAAAAAGTAAAACCTAAGCGCGAAGAGATAATTGATGAAGATACGCTTGAAGAATTAAGGAAAGCGTTTAGGGCAAAACTGCCGGGCAAGAGAAGAGAATATTTAGTTGAAGGCGGCAGATCAAGATCTAGACCTACTCCAAATACTGGACCCAGAGCTAAAGGTTCAGACCGGGCAAGACAAGATAACGTTTCAGCCAAATCTCGTAACGGGGATGCGGCTTCATCAGATCTTGCACAGTTTCCGACAAAGCCTGCAAAACGTAGCATAAAAATTGGTGAGTCAATAAATGTTGGCGAACTGGCCAAGCTCATGAGTATTAAAGCTGGAGAGCTTATTAAGAAGCTTATTGCCTTAGGTGTTACTGCTACAATTAACCAAAGTATAGATAACGAAACAGCGTTGTTGCTTGCAGAAGAGTTTGGTTATGACGTAGTTGTAGAAATATTTGAAGAAGAAGATCTACTTCTAGAAACACAGCAAGAGGATATTGAAAGCGAAATGTCAACACGCCCTCCAGTTGTTACTGTGATGGGTCATGTCGATCACGGTAAAACAACACTTTTAGACACAATACGAAAAGCAAATGTAGTAGATGGTGAAGCGGGCGGCATTACTCAGCACATAGGAGCATATTCTGTTGAAGTTAATGATAGAAAAGTAGCGTTCGTAGACACACCAGGACATGAAGCATTTACTGCTATGAGAGCGCGCGGAGCTAAAGTAACAGATGTTGTAATTCTCGTTGTAGCTGCAGATGATGGAGTTATGCCTCAAACAGTTGAGGCTGTAAACCATGCTAAAGCGGCGGAGGTTCCTATAATTGTCGCAGTTAATAAAGTAGATAAGCCAGATGCTGAGCCTGAAAAAATAAAAAGAGAGCTTTCTGAAATAGGACTAATAGCTGAGGATTGGGGTGGCGATACGCTATTTGCGGAAGTATCTGCGAAACAAAACACAGGAATTAAGGAGCTCTTAGAGCTAATCTTGCTTCAAGCTGATGTACTAGAGCTAAAAGCTGATACAAATATGAGAGCTAACGGATTTGTAATTGAAGCCGTTTTAGATAAAGGTAGAGGACCTGTGGCAACAGTTATAGTAAACGAAGGAACATTGAAAGTTGGTGACACGGTAGTTGCAGGTACTACATTTGGTAAAGTTAGAGCGCTAATAGATGATAAGGGCGGTAGAGTAAATGAGGCAGGACCTGCAGTTCCTGTTGAAATTATGGGCCTTTCCGGTGTGGCTGAAGCGGGTGAGCGTTTCTATGCTGTTAAAGATGAAAAAGCCGCTAAAGATGTTGTAGGCCACCGGGAGACAAAACAAAGAGAGAATATTGCAGCTAAAGAGAGAAAACCATCGCTTGAGAACTTGTTTGAGACTCTAGAACAAGAAGAGGCCAAAGAGCTTGCCTTGATAATTAAAGCGGACACTCAGGGATCAGTTGAGGCAGTTAGAGAGTCTATAACTAAATTAAGCACAGAAAAATGCCAAGTTAAAATTGTTCATACCGGCGTAGGCGGTGTGAATGAAACAGATGTGATTTTAGCCAGTGCATCCAACGCAATTATAGTTGGATTTAATGTCAGGCCTGACGTCAAGGCTCTTGAAATGTCCGAAAGAGAAGGAATATCACTTGAGCTCCACACTATTATTTATAATTTGATTGATAGAGTCAGGGGCGCAATGGAAGGGCTACTAGATCCAATTGTTAAAGAAAAAATTCTTGGTCATGCTGAAATTAGAGAAACTTTCAATATCTCTAGAATAGGCACAATTGCAGGATGTTTTGTAAACGATGGCAAGGTTACAAGAGACAGCAACGTAAGAGTGTTGCGTGAAGGCGTGATAATTTTTGATGGTGTACTATCCTCATTAAAACGCTTTAAAGATGATGCAAAAGAAGTTAATGCAGGCTACGAATGCGGTATAACAGTAGAAAGATTCAATGACGTTAAAGTTGGTGACACTCTTGAGTTTTACACGCATGAGGAGTTTAAACAAGAGCTTTAA
- the nusA gene encoding transcription termination factor NusA, with the protein MSALTELTRVMDSVCKDKGIEREEIVSAVEEAVLSAAQKLFRMQDLDKELEVHFNEDDGDVELFEFKTVVEQIEEPEMEISEDEAINLDPEAELGDQIGVKINPEFTRIAIQNAKQRILQSIKEAEGKVIYEEFKNRKGELISGIVRRVERRNIIVDLGKTEAYLPPEQQVQREYYKPKERIRAILVDIKETKRGPQLILSRSHKDFVRKLFESEVPEIGEQIVEIQAISRDPGGRTKIAVSSNDQDVDPVGACVGMRGARVQNVIQELRGEKIDIVPWSPDPARFACNALSPAAVSKVIIDDENKSMEIIVDDDQLSLAIGRRGQNVRLASQLTEWRIDIKTDSQMKREQQDVVSLLMSLPNVKEVTANLLYAEGYHKLEDVAFSDSETLVKSGGLRDEEEAQRLQTAARIALKDKLDQMTDPDEVPEELLEEAQKEPEAEQEPALEQE; encoded by the coding sequence ATGTCAGCGCTAACTGAATTAACCCGGGTAATGGATTCTGTCTGCAAGGACAAGGGCATTGAGAGAGAAGAGATTGTTTCAGCTGTAGAGGAAGCAGTGCTTTCAGCTGCACAAAAATTGTTCCGTATGCAGGATCTAGACAAAGAGCTCGAGGTGCATTTCAATGAAGATGACGGTGATGTCGAGCTATTCGAGTTTAAAACGGTAGTAGAGCAGATTGAAGAGCCTGAAATGGAAATTAGTGAAGACGAGGCTATTAATCTTGACCCAGAAGCCGAACTAGGAGATCAGATTGGCGTAAAAATCAACCCTGAATTTACTAGAATTGCTATTCAAAATGCTAAACAGAGAATACTCCAAAGCATAAAAGAAGCTGAGGGAAAAGTTATTTATGAGGAGTTTAAGAATAGAAAGGGCGAGCTAATAAGCGGTATTGTTAGAAGAGTTGAAAGACGAAATATAATAGTTGATCTTGGTAAAACAGAAGCTTATCTTCCGCCCGAGCAGCAGGTACAAAGAGAATACTACAAACCCAAAGAAAGAATCAGAGCAATTTTGGTTGATATTAAAGAAACTAAAAGAGGACCTCAGTTAATTCTCTCTCGTTCACATAAAGATTTTGTAAGAAAACTTTTTGAATCTGAAGTTCCAGAAATTGGCGAGCAGATAGTAGAAATTCAGGCTATCTCAAGAGACCCTGGGGGACGCACAAAAATTGCAGTGTCATCAAACGACCAAGATGTGGATCCTGTAGGCGCATGCGTAGGTATGAGAGGAGCAAGGGTTCAGAATGTTATTCAGGAGCTAAGAGGAGAAAAAATAGACATTGTTCCTTGGTCTCCAGATCCGGCCAGGTTTGCATGCAATGCACTATCACCTGCAGCTGTTAGCAAAGTAATCATTGATGATGAAAACAAATCTATGGAGATAATAGTAGATGATGACCAGCTATCTTTAGCAATTGGTAGACGCGGTCAGAATGTAAGGCTTGCCTCACAGCTAACAGAATGGCGAATTGATATAAAAACAGATTCACAGATGAAGCGTGAGCAGCAAGACGTTGTATCTTTGTTAATGTCACTGCCTAATGTAAAGGAAGTTACAGCAAATCTGCTCTACGCAGAGGGATATCATAAGTTAGAAGACGTAGCTTTTTCTGACTCAGAAACACTAGTTAAGTCTGGTGGTTTAAGAGACGAAGAGGAGGCGCAGAGACTGCAAACTGCAGCCAGGATAGCATTAAAAGATAAGTTAGACCAGATGACAGATCCTGATGAGGTCCCCGAGGAATTACTTGAAGAGGCTCAAAAGGAGCCCGAAGCAGAGCAAGAACCGGCTTTGGAGCAGGAATAA
- the rimP gene encoding ribosome maturation factor RimP, with amino-acid sequence MNVSEQNIISNIKELLEPILYEKNLELFDIEFKGQSRKGVLRIFIDKEGGVNIDDCAQISRELGALLDVHEVIPGSYTLEISSPGLTRPLRKPSDYIRFKGKTIKLKTNEEISDKNVFTGKILDFVDEVLSIETQEANYSIPYEKIEKANLEIDF; translated from the coding sequence ATGAATGTATCTGAGCAGAATATTATATCTAATATAAAAGAACTTTTAGAACCCATTTTATATGAGAAAAACTTAGAACTGTTCGATATAGAATTCAAAGGCCAGAGCCGAAAAGGAGTACTTAGAATCTTTATTGACAAAGAAGGCGGAGTAAATATAGATGACTGCGCTCAGATAAGTAGAGAACTAGGAGCGCTATTAGATGTACATGAGGTTATTCCAGGCTCCTATACACTTGAGATATCATCACCTGGCCTAACTAGGCCGCTTCGTAAGCCAAGTGATTATATAAGATTTAAGGGTAAAACTATTAAACTTAAAACAAACGAAGAAATAAGCGATAAGAATGTATTTACAGGGAAGATCTTGGATTTCGTAGACGAGGTGTTGTCAATTGAAACTCAAGAGGCCAATTATTCGATTCCTTATGAAAAAATAGAAAAGGCAAACTTGGAAATAGATTTTTAG